One Portunus trituberculatus isolate SZX2019 chromosome 7, ASM1759143v1, whole genome shotgun sequence genomic window carries:
- the LOC123520653 gene encoding LOW QUALITY PROTEIN: cuticle protein 18.6-like (The sequence of the model RefSeq protein was modified relative to this genomic sequence to represent the inferred CDS: deleted 1 base in 1 codon) translates to MPYDFAYAVKDDYTGNDFGQNESSDGHVTSGSYYVALPDGRLQKVSFTADHKAGYVADVTYEGEATYPPTRPPAYGPPAPYA, encoded by the exons ATGCCCTACGACTTCGCCTACGCCGTCAAGGACGACTACACCGGCAACGACTTCGGCCAGAACGAGAGCAGTGACGGACACGTAACCAGTGGGTCGTACTACGTGGCGCTGCCCGACGGCCGCTTGCAGAAGGTGTCCTTTACGGCGGACCACAAGGCCGGCTACGTGGCTGACGTCACCTACGAGGGCGAGGCCACCTACCCGCCCACCCGC CCGCCCGCCTATGGGCCCCCCGCCCCCTACGCCTAG
- the LOC123520634 gene encoding cuticle protein 18.6-like → MMCAKVVIVAVAAVALVAAAPRPDSPPQYGPPPPHYKEPGMPYDFAYAVKDDYTGNDFGQNESSDGHVTSGSYYVALPDGRLQKVSFTADHKAGYVADVTYEGEATYPAHPAPPAYGPPAPYA, encoded by the exons ATGATGTGCGCTAAG gttGTGATCGTGGCCGTTGCCGCTGTGGCTCTTGTCGCCGCCGCGCCGCGCCCCGACAGCCCGCCCCAGTACGGCCCGCCGCCCCCTCACTACAAGGAGCCCGGGATGCCCTACGACTTCGCCTACGCCGTCAAGGACGACTACACCGGCAACGACTTCGGCCAGAACGAGAGCAGTGACGGACACGTAACCAGTGGGTCGTACTACGTGGCGCTGCCCGACGGCCGCTTGCAGAAGGTGTCCTTTACGGCGGACCACAAGGCCGGCTACGTGGCTGACGTCACCTACGAGGGCGAGGCCACCTACCCCGCCCACCCCGCTCCGCCCGCCTATGGGCCCCCCGCCCCCTACGCCTAG
- the LOC123520624 gene encoding cuticle protein 18.6-like → MCCLREARQSRHSQAKMMYAKVVIVAVAAVALVAAAPRPDSPPQYGPPPSHYKEPGMPYDFAYAVKDDYTGNDFGQNESSDGHVTSGSYYVALPDGRLQKVSFTADHEAGYVADVTYEGEATYPAHPAPPAYGPPAPYA, encoded by the exons ATGTGTTGCCTCCGTGAAGCCAGACAGTCCCGTCACTCACAAGCCAAGATGATGTACGCTAAg gttGTGATCGTGGCCGTTGCCGCTGTGGCTCTCGTCGCCGCCGCGCCGCGCCCCGACAGCCCGCCCCAGTACGGCCCGCCGCCCTCTCACTACAAGGAGCCAGGGATGCCCTACGACTTCGCCTACGCCGTCAAGGACGACTACACCGGCAACGACTTCGGCCAGAACGAGAGCAGCGACGGACACGTGACCAGCGGGTCGTACTACGTGGCGCTGCCCGACGGCCGCTTGCAGAAGGTGTCCTTCACGGCGGACCACGAGGCCGGCTACGTGGCCGACGTCACCTACGAGGGCGAGGCTACCTACcccgcccaccccgccccgcccgcttACGGACCCCCCGCCCCCTACGCCTAG